In Pseudomonas lalkuanensis, the following are encoded in one genomic region:
- the dgcA gene encoding dimethylglycine demethylation protein DgcA yields the protein MAFEAMFQPIQIGKLTIRNRVLSTAHAEVYATDGGMTTERYVKYYEEKAKGGIGLAICGGSSVVAIDSPQQWWSSVNLSTDRIIPHFQNLADAMHKHGAKIMIQITHMGRRSRWDGYNWPTLMSPSGIREPVHRATCKTIEVEEIWRVIGNYAQAARRAKEGGLDGVELSAVHQHMIDQFWSPRVNKRTDEWGGTFEGRMKFGLEVLKAVRAEVGDDFCVGMRICGDEFHPDGLSHEDMKQIAKYYSDTGMIDFIGVVGSGCDTHNTLANVIPNMSFPPEPFLHLAAGIKEVVNVPVLHAQNIKDPNQATRILEGGYVDMVGMTRAHIADPHLIAKIKMGQVDQIKQCVGANYCIDRQYQGLDVLCIQNAATSREYMGVPHIIEKTTGPKRKVVIVGGGPAGMEAARVAAERGHDVTLFEKKDQLGGQITIAAKAPQRDQIAGITRWYQLEIARLGVDLRLGTAANPEAILDLKPDIVVLANGGHPFLEQNEHWGAAEGLVVSSWDVLDGTVAPGKNVLVYDTICEFGGMSAADFLADKGAQVEIVTDDIKPGIAMGGTTFPTYYRSMYPKEVIMTGDLMLEKVYREGDKVVAVLENEYTGAREERVVDQIVIENGVRPDEGLYYALKDGSRNKGQIDVEALFAIKPQPCLSQPGDGYLLFRIGDCVAQRNTHAAIYDALRLCKDF from the coding sequence ATGGCATTCGAAGCTATGTTCCAGCCGATCCAGATCGGCAAACTCACCATCCGCAACCGTGTGCTCTCCACCGCTCACGCCGAGGTCTACGCCACCGACGGCGGCATGACCACCGAGCGCTACGTGAAGTACTACGAGGAGAAGGCCAAGGGCGGTATCGGCCTGGCCATCTGCGGCGGCTCGTCCGTGGTAGCCATCGACAGCCCGCAGCAGTGGTGGAGCTCGGTGAACCTCTCCACCGACCGCATCATCCCGCACTTCCAGAATCTGGCCGACGCCATGCACAAGCACGGCGCCAAGATCATGATCCAGATTACCCACATGGGCCGCCGCTCCCGCTGGGACGGCTACAACTGGCCGACGCTGATGTCGCCGTCGGGCATCCGCGAGCCCGTGCACCGCGCCACCTGCAAGACCATCGAGGTGGAAGAGATCTGGCGCGTGATCGGCAACTACGCCCAGGCCGCGCGCCGGGCGAAGGAAGGCGGCCTGGACGGCGTCGAGCTGTCCGCCGTGCACCAGCACATGATCGACCAGTTCTGGAGCCCGCGCGTCAACAAGCGTACCGACGAATGGGGTGGCACCTTCGAGGGCCGCATGAAGTTCGGCCTCGAAGTGCTGAAAGCCGTGCGCGCCGAAGTGGGCGACGACTTCTGCGTCGGCATGCGTATCTGCGGCGACGAATTCCACCCGGACGGCCTGTCCCACGAGGACATGAAGCAGATCGCCAAGTACTACAGCGACACCGGCATGATCGACTTCATCGGCGTGGTCGGCTCGGGTTGCGACACCCACAACACCCTGGCCAACGTGATCCCCAACATGAGCTTCCCGCCGGAGCCCTTCCTGCACCTGGCGGCCGGCATCAAGGAAGTGGTCAACGTTCCGGTACTGCACGCGCAGAACATCAAGGACCCGAACCAGGCCACCCGTATCCTGGAAGGCGGCTACGTGGACATGGTGGGCATGACCCGCGCCCACATCGCCGACCCGCACCTGATCGCCAAGATCAAGATGGGCCAGGTGGACCAGATCAAGCAGTGCGTCGGCGCCAACTACTGCATCGACCGCCAGTACCAGGGCCTGGACGTACTCTGCATCCAGAACGCCGCCACCTCCCGTGAATACATGGGCGTGCCGCACATCATCGAGAAAACCACCGGGCCCAAGCGCAAGGTGGTGATCGTCGGCGGTGGCCCCGCCGGTATGGAGGCGGCCCGCGTGGCGGCCGAACGCGGCCACGACGTGACCCTGTTCGAGAAAAAGGACCAGCTCGGCGGCCAGATCACCATCGCCGCCAAGGCGCCGCAGCGTGACCAGATCGCCGGCATCACCCGCTGGTACCAGCTGGAAATCGCCCGCCTCGGTGTGGACCTGCGCCTGGGCACCGCGGCCAACCCGGAAGCCATCCTCGACCTCAAGCCGGACATCGTCGTCCTGGCCAACGGCGGCCATCCGTTCCTGGAGCAGAACGAGCACTGGGGCGCGGCCGAAGGCCTGGTGGTGAGCAGCTGGGACGTACTGGACGGCACCGTGGCGCCGGGCAAGAACGTGCTGGTGTACGACACCATCTGCGAATTCGGCGGCATGTCGGCGGCGGACTTCCTCGCCGACAAGGGCGCCCAGGTTGAAATCGTCACCGACGACATCAAGCCGGGCATCGCCATGGGCGGCACCACCTTCCCGACCTACTACCGCAGCATGTACCCGAAGGAAGTGATCATGACCGGCGACCTGATGCTGGAAAAGGTCTACCGCGAGGGTGACAAGGTCGTGGCGGTGCTGGAGAACGAATACACCGGCGCCCGCGAGGAGCGCGTGGTGGACCAGATCGTCATCGAGAACGGCGTGCGCCCGGACGAGGGCCTGTACTACGCGCTCAAGGACGGTTCGCGCAACAAGGGCCAGATCGATGTCGAGGCGCTGTTCGCCATCAAGCCGCAGCCCTGCCTGAGCCAGCCCGGCGACGGCTACCTGCTGTTCCGCATCGGCGACTGCGTGGCCCAGCGCAACACCCACGCGGCGATCTACGACGCCCTGCGTCTGTGCAAGGACTTCTAA
- a CDS encoding 4-vinyl reductase, with amino-acid sequence MAKHAPEMPIEVDSETGVWTTDALPMLYVPRHFFVNNHMGIEAELGPERYAEILYKAGYKSAWHWCEKEAECHGLEGVAVFEHYMKRLSQRGWGLFQIESIDLDKGTAQVRLKHSAFVYVYGKVGRKVDYMFTGWFAGAMDQILQARGSSVRTVAEQVYSGSEEGHDDGLFIVKPINE; translated from the coding sequence ATGGCCAAACACGCCCCTGAAATGCCCATCGAAGTCGACAGCGAAACCGGTGTCTGGACCACCGACGCCCTGCCGATGCTGTACGTGCCCCGTCACTTCTTCGTGAACAACCACATGGGCATCGAAGCCGAGCTGGGCCCGGAGCGCTACGCCGAAATCCTCTACAAGGCCGGCTACAAATCCGCCTGGCACTGGTGCGAGAAGGAAGCCGAATGCCACGGACTGGAAGGCGTCGCGGTGTTCGAGCACTACATGAAGCGCCTGTCCCAGCGCGGTTGGGGCCTGTTCCAGATCGAGTCCATCGACCTCGACAAGGGCACCGCCCAGGTCCGCCTGAAGCACTCCGCATTCGTGTACGTGTACGGCAAGGTGGGTCGCAAGGTCGATTACATGTTCACCGGCTGGTTCGCCGGCGCCATGGACCAGATTCTCCAGGCCCGCGGCAGCAGCGTCCGCACTGTCGCCGAGCAGGTGTACAGCGGCTCGGAAGAAGGCCACGACGACGGCCTGTTCATCGTCAAACCCATCAACGAATAA
- a CDS encoding formate dehydrogenase subunit gamma produces MPDETLHLPLIHSVLEREKDTPGALLPILHAIQEGAGYIPDVAIPEIAHALNLSLAEVRGVISFYHDFRTTPPARHTLRLCRAESCQSRGAEQLAAQLREELDLDDHGTSADGQISLRPVYCLGACACSPALELDGRLHARLTPERLSALVKGCLEDGSC; encoded by the coding sequence ATGCCTGATGAGACGCTTCACCTGCCTCTGATCCATAGCGTGCTGGAGCGCGAGAAGGACACCCCCGGTGCCCTGCTGCCGATCCTCCACGCCATCCAGGAAGGCGCCGGGTACATCCCCGACGTCGCCATTCCCGAAATCGCCCACGCCCTGAACCTCAGCCTGGCCGAGGTGCGCGGCGTGATCAGCTTCTACCACGACTTCCGCACCACCCCGCCGGCACGCCATACCCTGCGCCTCTGCCGCGCCGAGTCCTGCCAGAGCAGGGGCGCCGAACAACTGGCCGCGCAACTGCGCGAAGAGCTGGACCTGGACGACCACGGCACCAGCGCCGATGGGCAGATCAGCCTGCGGCCTGTTTATTGCCTGGGCGCCTGCGCCTGCTCGCCGGCCCTGGAGCTGGATGGCCGCCTGCATGCGCGACTGACCCCTGAGCGCCTGAGCGCGCTGGTTAAGGGCTGCCTGGAGGACGGTTC
- a CDS encoding dipeptidase — MSPAELHADSIVIDGLIIAKWNRELFEDMRKGGLTAANCTVSVWEGFQATVNNITASNKLIRENSDLVIPVRTTADIRKAKEQGKTGILYGFQNAHAFEDQIGYVEVFKQLGVGIVQMCYNTQNLVGTGCYERDGGLSGFGREIVAEMNRVGIMCDLSHVGSKTSEEVILESRKPVCYSHCLPSGLKEHPRNKSDEELKFIADHGGFVGVTMFAPFLAKGIDSTIDDYAEAIEYVMNIVGEDAIGIGTDFTQGHGKEFFEWLTHDKGYARRLTNFGKIVNPLGIRTVGEFPNLTETLLKRGMPERVVRKVMGENWVRVLKDVWGE, encoded by the coding sequence ATGAGCCCAGCCGAACTGCACGCCGACAGCATCGTCATCGACGGTCTGATCATCGCCAAGTGGAACCGTGAACTCTTCGAAGACATGCGCAAGGGTGGCCTGACCGCCGCCAACTGCACCGTGTCGGTGTGGGAGGGTTTCCAGGCGACGGTGAACAACATCACCGCGAGCAACAAGCTGATCCGCGAGAACAGTGACCTGGTGATCCCGGTGCGCACCACCGCCGACATCCGCAAGGCCAAGGAGCAGGGCAAGACCGGCATCCTCTACGGCTTCCAGAACGCCCATGCGTTCGAGGACCAGATCGGCTATGTCGAGGTCTTCAAGCAGTTGGGCGTGGGCATCGTGCAGATGTGCTACAACACCCAGAACCTGGTCGGCACCGGCTGCTACGAGCGTGACGGCGGCCTTTCCGGCTTCGGTCGCGAGATCGTCGCCGAGATGAACCGCGTCGGCATCATGTGCGACCTGTCCCACGTGGGTTCCAAGACTTCCGAAGAAGTCATCCTCGAATCCAGGAAGCCGGTCTGCTACTCCCACTGCCTGCCGTCCGGCCTGAAAGAACACCCGCGCAACAAGTCCGATGAAGAGCTGAAGTTCATCGCCGACCACGGCGGCTTCGTCGGCGTGACCATGTTCGCCCCCTTCCTGGCCAAGGGCATCGATTCGACGATCGACGACTACGCCGAAGCCATCGAGTACGTGATGAACATCGTCGGCGAAGACGCCATCGGCATCGGTACCGACTTCACCCAGGGCCATGGCAAGGAGTTCTTCGAGTGGCTGACCCACGACAAGGGTTACGCCCGCCGCCTGACCAACTTCGGGAAGATCGTCAACCCGCTGGGCATCCGCACCGTGGGCGAGTTCCCCAACCTCACCGAAACCCTGCTCAAGCGCGGCATGCCCGAGCGCGTGGTGCGCAAGGTGATGGGCGAGAACTGGGTACGCGTACTGAAGGACGTCTGGGGCGAGTGA